A region of the Micromonospora sediminicola genome:
CCGGCCGACGCGTCGGTCCAGTCGAACGGCCCGGCGGTCCGGCCGAGACCGGCGCCGGTGGCGAACACGCCGACCAGCACCAGCACCACGGCCAGCGGCTTCGACCAGGGACCGCGACCCCGGTCCCGCCCCGGCGGCGGGGCCGGCGCAGCGGAGACCGGCGGGCCGGAGGCCGGCGGGCCGGAGGCCGGCGGACCGGAGACCGGCGGGCCGGAGGGCCGGCCGCGTCCGGGCGGCGGGTCGGCCGGCGGTGGGGTCCAGGGGCGCGGCCCGGTGAGAGGCGCGGGCCCTGGTCGGCCTTCCGCCGGTGGCGGATTCCACGGCTGCGACCCGTCGGGGGGCGGGTTCCACGGCGGTGACGCGGCCGGCGGGGGGCTCCACGGCCGAGCAGGGGCCGCCGGACCGCCGACCGCCCGCGCACCGACGGCACCCGGGCCACCGGCGGGCTGGGCGGGGCCGGCCGCGGGCGGACCGAGGCCGGAACCCCGGCCGGTGGCGGGCGGCGCGGCGGCCGGTGGCAGGGCGAACAGCGCCCAGCCGGACAGCCGGGAGCGGCCGGGCGGCGGGACGGTGTGCTCGTCCATCGGACTCAGCGCCCGGCGGCGCCGCGGGCCTGCCGGCGGGACGCGGCCACGCCGAGCCCGGCGCCGACCATGGTCACGGCCAGCCCGATCGGCACCAGCAGGCCGCCGAGGCCAGGGCCGGCGGTGCCGCCGAAACCGGTCGCCGGGCCGCGGCTGGGGACGTGGCTGGGCTGGTGCGTGGGCCGGCGGGTCGGCTCGGCCCGCTTGACCACCTGGAGCATGGTGGACGCCGTCTCCCCGCCCGGGCACTCCAGCTTGACCCGGTAGTTGCCGGGCCGGGTGCGCTCGTTGACCATCGGCGAGGCGGTGAGCAGGCCGCGTTGCGGCTGCACCTGGATCCGGCCGAAGGCGTCGGAGACCACGATCGCCGGCACCGAGCTGTCGCGGCAGCTCGCCCGGATGCCGACCAGGTAGCCCGGCTGGACGGTGCCGGGCGTCACCTCGACGAAGATCACGTCGGCCGGGGGCGGCTGTCCCGGCACCGGCTCGGCGGCGCGCGGCGCGGCCTGGGCGGACGCCGCGCCGACCAGCGGGGCGGCGCACGCGGCGACCGCGACCAGCAGCGCCGCACGTCCCCTGACTGACCCCATGAACCCTCCCGGCGTACGGGATGAATCCTCTCACCCCCGGCCGCACATCACATCCGATCCGGGCCGCCGGTCGCGTAGGCTCGGGTCGCTGTGACCACCACCGACACCGCCACCGCCCGCATCCGGACCTTCCACCCGCGTCGCGGGCGGATGAGCGACCGGCAGCGCGACGCGCTGACCCGGCTCTGGCCCGCGTACGGCCTCCAGATCGCCGCCCTCGACGGGCCGTGCGATCCGACGACGCTGTTCGGGCGGCGGGCGCCGCTGGTGCTGGAGATCGGCTCCGGCATGGGCGACGCCACCGCCGCGATGGCGGCGGCCGACCGGGACCGACACTATCTGGCGGTCGAGGTCCACACGCCGGGAATCGCCAACCTGCTGGAGCTGGTCGAGCGGCACGGCCTGGACAACGTCCGGGTGGCCGAGGGTGACGCGTTGGACCTGGTCCGGGCCATGCCGGAGGGCTGTCTGGACGCGGTGCACGTCTACTTCCCGGACCCGTGGCCGAAGACCCGCCACCACAAGCGGCGGATCATCGCGCCGGCGCACGTGGCGCTGCTGCGGTCCCGGCTGGCGCCGGGCGGCACGCTGCACTGCGCCACCGACTGGGCCGAGTACGCCGAGTCGATGCGCGAGACGCTCACCGCCGACCCGGAGCTGGTCGACGTGCACGGCGGCTACGCGCCGCGTCCGGCGCACCGGCCGGTGACGAAGTTCGAGCGGCGCGCGCTGACCGCCGGCCGGGAGGTCTTCGACCTGATCCACCGGCGGCGCTGAGCCCGGTTGGCGCGGCGCGGTGTGACCCAGGCACGATGGGAGCCGCCATGACTCTCACCGCCGCGCTGCCGAAGACCGCCGACCCCGACACCCTCTACGACGCGTTCGCCTCCTGGGCGTCCGAGCGCGGCCTCGACCTCTATCCGCACCAGGAGGAGGCGGTCATCGAGATCGTCTCCGGCGCGAACGTGATCATGAATACGCCGACCGGCTCGGGCAAGAGCCTGGTGGCGATCGCGGCGCACTTCGCGGCCCTCGCCGACGACCGGACGACCTTCTACACCGCGCCGATCAAGGCGCTGGTCTCGGAGAAGTTCTTCGCGCTCTGCGAGGTGTTCGGCGCGGAGAACGTCGGCATGCTCACCGGCGACGCCAGTGTGAACGCCGACGCCCCGATCATCTGCTGCACCGCGGAGATCCTGGCCAACCTGGCGCTGCGCGAGGGTCGCCGGGCCGACGTCGGCCAGGTGATCATGGACGAGTTCCACTTCTACGCCGAGCCGGACCGGGGCTGGGCCTGGCAGGTGCCGCTGATCGAGCTGCCGCAGGCCCAGTTCGTGCTGATGTCCGCCACGCTCGGCGACACCACCCGCTTCGTCGACGACCTGACCCGGCGCACCGGCCGGCCGACCGCCGTCGTCCGCTCGGCCGAGCGGCCGGTCCCGCTGCTGTTCTCGTACGCGACCACGCCGCTGCACGAGACCCTCGAGGAGCTGCTGGAGACCAAGCAGGCCCCGGTGTACGTGGTGCACTTCACCCAGGCCGCCGCGCTGGAACGCGCGCAGGCGCTGATGAGCGTGAACGTCTGCACCCGCGCCGAGAAGGACATGATCGCCCAGGCGATCGGCAACTTCCGGTTCACCTCCGGCTTCGGCAAGACGCTGTCCCGGCTGGTCCGCCACGGCATCGGCGTGCACCACGCCGGCATGCTGCCGAAATACCGCCGCCTGGTGGAGACGCTCGCCCAGGCCGGGCTGCTCAAGGTCATCTGCGGCACGGACACGCTCGGCGTCGGCATCAACGTGCCGATCCGCACCGTGCTGTTCACCGGCCTGTCGAAGTACGACGGGGTGCGGACGCGCCTGCTCAAGGCCCGCGAGTTCCACCAGATCGCCGGCCGGGCCGGGCGGGCCGGGTTCGACACGCTGGGCCGGGTGGTGGTGCAGGCGCCCGAGCACGTGATCGAGAACGAGAAGGCGCTCGCCAAGGCCGGCGACGACCCGAAGAAGCGCCGCAAGGTGGTGAAGAAGAAGCCGCCGGAGGGCTCGATCGGCTGGGGCGAGCCGACGTTCCAGCGCCTGGTCGAGGCCGAGCCGGAGCCGCTGACGTCCAGCTTCCAGGTCAGCCACTCGATGCTGCTCAACGTGATCGGCCGCCCCGGCGACGCGTTCGCCTCGATGCGGCACCTGCTCACC
Encoded here:
- the trmB gene encoding tRNA (guanosine(46)-N7)-methyltransferase TrmB; translation: MTTTDTATARIRTFHPRRGRMSDRQRDALTRLWPAYGLQIAALDGPCDPTTLFGRRAPLVLEIGSGMGDATAAMAAADRDRHYLAVEVHTPGIANLLELVERHGLDNVRVAEGDALDLVRAMPEGCLDAVHVYFPDPWPKTRHHKRRIIAPAHVALLRSRLAPGGTLHCATDWAEYAESMRETLTADPELVDVHGGYAPRPAHRPVTKFERRALTAGREVFDLIHRRR
- a CDS encoding DEAD/DEAH box helicase, which translates into the protein MTLTAALPKTADPDTLYDAFASWASERGLDLYPHQEEAVIEIVSGANVIMNTPTGSGKSLVAIAAHFAALADDRTTFYTAPIKALVSEKFFALCEVFGAENVGMLTGDASVNADAPIICCTAEILANLALREGRRADVGQVIMDEFHFYAEPDRGWAWQVPLIELPQAQFVLMSATLGDTTRFVDDLTRRTGRPTAVVRSAERPVPLLFSYATTPLHETLEELLETKQAPVYVVHFTQAAALERAQALMSVNVCTRAEKDMIAQAIGNFRFTSGFGKTLSRLVRHGIGVHHAGMLPKYRRLVETLAQAGLLKVICGTDTLGVGINVPIRTVLFTGLSKYDGVRTRLLKAREFHQIAGRAGRAGFDTLGRVVVQAPEHVIENEKALAKAGDDPKKRRKVVKKKPPEGSIGWGEPTFQRLVEAEPEPLTSSFQVSHSMLLNVIGRPGDAFASMRHLLTDNHEDPAAQRRHIRRAIAIYRALRAGGVVEELPEPDETGRRVRLTVDLQLDFALNQPLSPLALATVELLDRESPSYALDVLSVIEAILDDPRQILSAQQFKARGEAVAAMKAEGIEYEARLELLDEVTWPKPLAELLEAAYEMYRQGHPWVADHQLSPKSVVRDMYERAMTFPEYVQFYGLSRSEGLVLRYLADAYKTLRQTVPEDAKTEELVDLIEWLGELVRQVDSSLIDEWERLRNPSDVAEVAASLDDRPPAVTRNARAFRVLVRNALFRRVELAALRRWDLLGELDAGDGWNADAWADALEPYFETYDGIGVGPDARGPALLMIEQGRERWTVRQILDDPDGDHDWGISAEIDLAASDETGVAVVRITDVGQL